The DNA region CACACATGTAATTGTCGCGCAACTGGTcgcattaaatgttattaaattaaacgctGTTAGGctgaaatgatttttaaaaatataaaatggtgGGTTTAATAACCTATTTTACATCACTGTTTATTGTTAAACTTATATTCTTGGctaataatctattattattaattcttaatatattcgtgtatgaataaattattaatttagatatttctttttacagtcATGAGTTCCGAAGATACAACTGATAATGCGACAGCTACTGCGGCAACTAATCCTAATATAGCTATGAAGACTAAGAATTGGGTCCAATTTGAGGATGAAACGAGTCCAAAAGACACTAcagatgtagaaaaaaaagccAATAGTAGCGCAACTGCTGTAATAAAGCCTGAGTCGGTTACAGTTCAAatcgacaaaattaataaaagtattgatCCACctgatattaatgataagaaaACTAATGAGTATAAAGGTGCTGTGATAGCAACCGAATCCGTCCAGATTAATTTAGATAGATCAGGTTTAAGTCGTTCCATCACATCCGATATTCCAGACCTTAAATTACCATCTGACATTAGAACATCAGAGGCCAAGAGCGCTTCTTTAAAAACTATTGATCTAAGAGATGTGTCTAATGGTAGAAATACATCGAGCAATGTTGTCAGTACATCTATCGGAAACATTAGACAGGGTTTTGCCAATGGTGATACTATCGTTACTCTTTTACCAGTAAATACTAAATGGCCATGGATTACTCCAGCTAAGTTTAGACCAGAATTAGTACCAGAAGAATTGATGGCACAAGGATTAACggtatgtaaaaaattcgttttatattttatatactttttaatatatctgttgttattaatgtaatatcttttaatgatataattatctgaTAAAGATGCACttagataactttttttacatttgtagaATTTGCACttagataacttttttttacacttgTATAATCTGTAACTGAACATTTTATCAGATAATCTTCAATTCTACATTAACATTTAAGaactatttcatatatattcaactttataatgtattctgaaataataaattgaagatAGTAATTAAGATAGGAGAATATCAGTTTTTTCTAcatgtactttaaaaaaatatataaaagaaacacaatatattctaacaaaatagatatattgtaGCTCACAGTGGAAGATTATGTTCACATAATGGAGTTACTTGTCAATGATGTGCGCTtcaatatgtataacatatgcTACAAAAGAATTCTTGTCCTTTGGATATTCACCGCCTTTGTTGTACTACTTGGTCTGCTGTTTTCTGGTGTAACCGGTCTTACTTTATTCGGGCTCGGTATCATGTGGCTGGTCCTGAATGCGGCTGCAATATTCTTTTGCATGTTTATCAAGATAAAACTCAATCATAATCTCGAAAAATGTATGGCTCAAGTcaacaaacatttattaaaacacaaaatattaCTGGGACTAGATGACAGAGGAAAAATTTCCTGCCACAAAGTCAACTTATGTTTCATATACTTTGATACTACTGATTGCATTGTaagtgttacatatatataaatttatattataaaattttttattaattgatataattaaaatgcttatttttttatactaatataaattaaatattagtttaaaaaaagagcaatGCTTTGTACACATTTCTATTCATTATGccaaaaaaaatgtcaatctaaatacaaaaaatgctATTTGCTCTGATTATTGCTATACTTTTAAaatgctatatttttatcatttatgtaTCTACAAAGAgctaataaaatcatttgtttTACAACAGAAAAAGCTACAAGAAGTAATAGAGCGAGAAGAACGTGAAGGTAGAATAATTGGCGGTGGTGGTGATGACGGAAGCGAGTTAAGCCGACAACGAGAATTACAGCAACGTATGGACATTGATGACAGTGACATTGTTATACAAGGCAGCACTACCACGAGAATCTCTCGTAAACAGGTAAGCCGTGTGATCCCttgatcctttttttttcaattttgcacATTCGAagtccttttcttttttttttatttttattttttttttattttataaatatattttataattttataaatttttttgcgtgttatttgttattgcatagaacatttttatatttattaatcgaacTAAAGATGATATATTAAGAGTTGAATGAGGACCGCCATCcctttatttgtaaatattaattgatatataaaatgaatcttttaataatatttaacgatttttatatttttgttctaaCTATAAAGATGTAAAGATATCATCTCATTTTGAAGTAGTATCACACAGatagataaacaaaaattttattgtatattatgtaatatattggcACACCTTTAGTTCTCCATCATACgggctttaatttttatatataaacacaccTTATGTGTGTACGAAATTTGATATTACTAACTGCAATAACTtgcattaaatgtttattgtgtgtgtattatattaaactacCACCAGGGTAAAAACGAACAAGTATTCTGCCGTTATGTGCAACGTTGGGCGAAGGATTACTTACGACGCCGTTTGGATTGGACAGTTGACGAGGAGGGTGGAAATCCTTCTTCGCCACGTCACTTAGCGTCCGCTCTGTGTCCATGTCAATATATAGAGGAATGGTTACGTAATAAACCACGCGTTCAAGGCAGAGATTTTTGTCCCAGATGGAGTAGCTTTCTAAGAGATAGAGGCATTTGAGAAATACAGTTATTCTAtgctgtttatatattatcaaacacatatatatatgcagttttgtatatacacaaaaattgCAGAggtttttttgcattatttaactCTCAGATGCGCATTGCTATAtaagcattttaatattttgatcaagtatatgattttttatacatatatattattactatatttttaactgtacttattttattcatatatatatgaaacgtTATAAAGATCCAACtttattatcacaatataaagataaagaatCAAACTAAAGAGATTTTATGCTCTAAGCAATATGATTCagaatataagaaatgtaAACGTGCAGCTTCCAAAGAAAACTgctatttacttttattgatTTGCTTATAACTTGAtgaagtattaatataatttttggttTATAAAaccagttttatatttaatattcatagaaTGTggccatttttatttatatagaaaaagaagtaACTATAAATTGCACAATACATAGATGACAATACAAGTTTTAGCttaagataa from Cataglyphis hispanica isolate Lineage 1 chromosome 22, ULB_Chis1_1.0, whole genome shotgun sequence includes:
- the LOC126857584 gene encoding transmembrane protein 268 isoform X3; translation: MSSEDTTDNATATAATNPNIAMKTKNWVQFEDETSPKDTTDVEKKANSSATAVIKPESVTVQIDKINKSIDPPDINDKKTNEYKGAVIATESVQINLDRSGLSRSITSDIPDLKLPSDIRTSEAKSASLKTIDLRDVSNGRNTSSNVVSTSIGNIRQGFANGDTIVTLLPVNTKWPWITPAKFRPELVPEELMAQGLTLTVEDYVHIMELLVNDVRFNMYNICYKRILVLWIFTAFVVLLGLLFSGVTGLTLFGLGIMWLVLNAAAIFFCMFIKIKLNHNLEKCMAQVNKHLLKHKILLGLDDRGKISCHKVNLCFIYFDTTDCIKKLQEVIEREEREGRIIGGGGDDGSELSRQRELQQRMDIDDSDIVIQGSTTTRISRKQERAELLLLRYASRWARHFVRRRLDLVIDSQERDRNIMGLSVPPRHCVSARCPCQFIEDHLKHKPRGYPPGFTWCAYLNEPISRFDMVPSISH
- the LOC126857584 gene encoding transmembrane protein 268 isoform X4 produces the protein MSSEDTTDNATATAATNPNIAMKTKNWVQFEDETSPKDTTDVEKKANSSATAVIKPESVTVQIDKINKSIDPPDINDKKTNEYKGAVIATESVQINLDRSGLSRSITSDIPDLKLPSDIRTSEAKSASLKTIDLRDVSNGRNTSSNVVSTSIGNIRQGFANGDTIVTLLPVNTKWPWITPAKFRPELVPEELMAQGLTLTVEDYVHIMELLVNDVRFNMYNICYKRILVLWIFTAFVVLLGLLFSGVTGLTLFGLGIMWLVLNAAAIFFCMFIKIKLNHNLEKCMAQVNKHLLKHKILLGLDDRGKISCHKVNLCFIYFDTTDCIKKLQEVIEREEREGRIIGGGGDDGSELSRQRELQQRMDIDDSDIVIQGSTTTRISRKQERAELLLLRYASRWARHFVRRRLDLVIDSQERDRNIMGLSVPPRHCVSARCPCQFIEDHLKHKPRAGRKLMNLGILSPHIIST
- the LOC126857584 gene encoding transmembrane protein 268 isoform X1 is translated as MSSEDTTDNATATAATNPNIAMKTKNWVQFEDETSPKDTTDVEKKANSSATAVIKPESVTVQIDKINKSIDPPDINDKKTNEYKGAVIATESVQINLDRSGLSRSITSDIPDLKLPSDIRTSEAKSASLKTIDLRDVSNGRNTSSNVVSTSIGNIRQGFANGDTIVTLLPVNTKWPWITPAKFRPELVPEELMAQGLTLTVEDYVHIMELLVNDVRFNMYNICYKRILVLWIFTAFVVLLGLLFSGVTGLTLFGLGIMWLVLNAAAIFFCMFIKIKLNHNLEKCMAQVNKHLLKHKILLGLDDRGKISCHKVNLCFIYFDTTDCIKKLQEVIEREEREGRIIGGGGDDGSELSRQRELQQRMDIDDSDIVIQGSTTTRISRKQERAELLLLRYASRWARHFVRRRLDLVIDSQERDRNIMGLSVPPRHCVSARCPCQFIEDHLKHKPRGYAMKHLGKTFYIMSTKIKLFTILKGYPPGFTWCAYLNEPISRFDMVPSISH
- the LOC126857584 gene encoding uncharacterized protein LOC126857584 isoform X5, giving the protein MSSEDTTDNATATAATNPNIAMKTKNWVQFEDETSPKDTTDVEKKANSSATAVIKPESVTVQIDKINKSIDPPDINDKKTNEYKGAVIATESVQINLDRSGLSRSITSDIPDLKLPSDIRTSEAKSASLKTIDLRDVSNGRNTSSNVVSTSIGNIRQGFANGDTIVTLLPVNTKWPWITPAKFRPELVPEELMAQGLTLTVEDYVHIMELLVNDVRFNMYNICYKRILVLWIFTAFVVLLGLLFSGVTGLTLFGLGIMWLVLNAAAIFFCMFIKIKLNHNLEKCMAQVNKHLLKHKILLGLDDRGKISCHKVNLCFIYFDTTDCIKKLQEVIEREEREGRIIGGGGDDGSELSRQRELQQRMDIDDSDIVIQGSTTTRISRKQGKNEQVFCRYVQRWAKDYLRRRLDWTVDEEGGNPSSPRHLASALCPCQYIEEWLRNKPRVQGRDFCPRWSSFLRDRGI
- the LOC126857584 gene encoding transmembrane protein 268 isoform X2, which translates into the protein MSSEDTTDNATATAATNPNIAMKTKNWVQFEDETSPKDTTDVEKKANSSATAVIKPESVTVQIDKINKSIDPPDINDKKTNEYKGAVIATESVQINLDRSGLSRSITSDIPDLKLPSDIRTSEAKSASLKTIDLRDVSNGRNTSSNVVSTSIGNIRQGFANGDTIVTLLPVNTKWPWITPAKFRPELVPEELMAQGLTLTVEDYVHIMELLVNDVRFNMYNICYKRILVLWIFTAFVVLLGLLFSGVTGLTLFGLGIMWLVLNAAAIFFCMFIKIKLNHNLEKCMAQVNKHLLKHKILLGLDDRGKISCHKVNLCFIYFDTTDCIKKLQEVIEREEREGRIIGGGGDDGSELSRQRELQQRMDIDDSDIVIQGSTTTRISRKQERAELLLLRYASRWARHFVRRRLDLVIDSQERDRNIMGLSVPPRHCVSARCPCQFIEDHLKHKPRGYAMKHLGKTFYIMSTKIKLFTILKAGRKLMNLGILSPHIIST